A DNA window from Natronogracilivirga saccharolytica contains the following coding sequences:
- a CDS encoding M42 family metallopeptidase, translating into MDFNLLKRIVKTPGIPGFEQQIRSLVSSEAAPFGDSVSTDTMGNLIIKKGAGKKRVMAAAHMDEIGLMTTYVDEQGFIRFHTLGGFDPRTLFAQRVTVLGKKNLPGVLGGKPAHVLTDEEKKRAPNIDDLFIDVGLPASKVKELVPVGTPVVRDRSCIRMGDLVTAKSLDNRLSVYCLIEILKKVTVPDDISFFAVFTVQEEVGLRGVRVSAETIRPDAGLAMDITIANDIPGVSAQKKITELGKGPAVKIMDGSVISSPSFVQYIEDTANQHDISLQREILTSGGTDTPAMQYLTGIGAHVSCLSIPTRYVHSTVESAHGSDIDDTITLGTHLISQANTFLQDSDVVKATDN; encoded by the coding sequence ATGGATTTCAACCTTCTTAAAAGAATCGTAAAAACACCCGGAATACCGGGGTTTGAGCAACAAATTCGCAGCCTTGTATCTTCTGAAGCGGCACCTTTTGGTGACTCCGTTTCCACAGATACCATGGGCAATCTCATTATCAAAAAGGGTGCGGGTAAAAAGAGGGTAATGGCTGCAGCTCATATGGATGAGATCGGACTGATGACAACTTATGTAGATGAGCAGGGTTTCATCAGGTTTCATACGCTCGGGGGTTTTGACCCCAGAACACTCTTTGCTCAACGTGTTACCGTGCTGGGGAAAAAGAACCTTCCCGGTGTCTTGGGAGGGAAACCAGCCCATGTACTTACTGATGAGGAAAAAAAGCGTGCCCCAAACATCGATGATCTCTTTATTGATGTCGGATTGCCTGCAAGCAAGGTCAAGGAACTTGTACCTGTCGGAACACCAGTTGTCAGAGACCGCTCCTGCATCAGAATGGGCGACCTTGTTACCGCTAAATCTCTGGACAACAGATTATCGGTTTACTGTCTGATAGAAATACTGAAAAAGGTCACCGTGCCGGATGATATCAGTTTCTTTGCTGTTTTCACGGTTCAGGAAGAGGTTGGTCTCAGAGGTGTCCGTGTCTCCGCAGAAACGATCAGGCCCGATGCAGGCCTGGCCATGGACATCACCATTGCCAATGATATTCCGGGTGTATCCGCTCAAAAAAAGATTACCGAACTTGGAAAAGGACCTGCTGTCAAAATCATGGATGGCAGCGTAATTTCCTCTCCGTCATTTGTACAATACATTGAAGATACTGCAAACCAACATGACATATCCCTTCAGCGTGAAATACTCACATCTGGCGGAACAGATACACCTGCCATGCAGTATCTTACCGGTATTGGTGCACATGTATCATGTCTCTCCATCCCTACCCGCTATGTTCACAGTACCGTGGAGTCTGCCCACGGCAGTGATATAGATGATACCATAACACTTGGCACACATCTCATATCTCAGGCAAATACCTTTTTGCAAGACTCTGACGTTGTAAAAGCCACTGACAATTGA
- the lptB gene encoding LPS export ABC transporter ATP-binding protein: MTSIGQQKLYCNDLVKRYKKRTVVDHVSISVNQSQIVGLLGPNGAGKTTTFYIVVGLIRPEKGKVFLNDRNITSLPMYRRARLGIGYLSQEASVFRNLTVRQNLESVLEFYDLSKQERRERADELIEEFNLQTVINSKGYNLSGGERRRTEIARAMVTKPNFLLLDEPFAGVDPIAVEDIQQIISGLKEKNIGILITDHNVHETLAITDRAYLMFEGRILKEGSSDFLAEDKEARKLYLGEQFRLDRYNYETEKETQK; encoded by the coding sequence ATGACGTCAATCGGGCAACAAAAACTCTACTGCAATGACCTGGTCAAACGGTACAAAAAACGGACCGTCGTTGACCATGTATCCATATCTGTGAACCAGTCACAGATTGTGGGTTTGCTCGGCCCTAACGGAGCCGGTAAGACGACAACATTTTATATCGTTGTTGGTCTGATCCGGCCTGAGAAGGGAAAGGTGTTCCTGAACGACAGAAACATCACGTCTCTTCCGATGTATCGGAGGGCACGGCTCGGAATCGGCTATTTGTCACAGGAAGCCAGTGTTTTCCGCAATCTTACCGTGCGGCAAAACCTCGAATCCGTCCTGGAGTTTTATGATTTGTCCAAACAGGAAAGAAGAGAACGTGCGGACGAACTCATTGAAGAATTCAATCTTCAGACTGTCATCAACAGTAAAGGATATAATTTATCCGGAGGCGAACGGCGCCGGACGGAAATTGCCAGGGCCATGGTAACCAAGCCCAACTTTCTGCTGCTTGACGAACCTTTTGCCGGTGTAGATCCCATAGCCGTAGAAGATATACAGCAAATTATTTCCGGATTGAAAGAGAAAAATATTGGAATTCTGATTACTGATCATAATGTTCATGAGACACTGGCTATTACAGACCGTGCCTATCTTATGTTTGAGGGCAGAATTCTCAAGGAAGGCTCTTCAGACTTTCTTGCTGAAGACAAAGAAGCCAGAAAACTGTATCTTGGTGAACAATTTCGGCTTGACCGATATAACTACGAAACTGAAAAGGAAACTCAGAAATGA
- a CDS encoding rhodanese-like domain-containing protein has protein sequence MTVEEVTVQELKELLDNDEPVYLLDVRERFEKDLVDIGGDLIPLGQLGSRISEIESNKEKPVIIYCRSGARSAEACRMLLAEGFQNVRNLKGGVLKWADDIDPSLPKY, from the coding sequence ATGACTGTAGAAGAAGTTACCGTTCAGGAGTTAAAAGAATTACTGGATAATGATGAACCCGTTTATCTGCTTGATGTACGGGAACGGTTTGAAAAAGACCTTGTGGATATCGGAGGTGATCTGATTCCGCTGGGACAACTTGGCAGCAGGATTTCCGAGATTGAAAGCAACAAGGAAAAGCCGGTTATCATCTACTGCCGCAGCGGGGCACGGAGTGCCGAAGCATGCCGTATGCTGCTGGCTGAAGGTTTTCAGAATGTCAGAAACCTCAAGGGTGGTGTCCTGAAATGGGCTGATGACATTGATCCAAGCCTGCCAAAGTACTGA
- the rho gene encoding transcription termination factor Rho: protein MSNSQDKKSRNRKRKKNKNRPKGKKGGNQNRGGGLPNFLDNQHVKPAGVYSGVMELTEKGVGFLRKFDHEFSATQQDPFVMPEMVRFFNLKPGLLVEGEIEKDQRGNQRLVSVSKVNGEPYEVWAKAVRFDLQTPIMPIEQIKLSRTPDETEQRVIDLIAPIGKGQRALIVAPPRTGKTVLLKNIARSIDDYHPDIELAVLLVDERPEEVTDFIRTTRGRVFASSNDKSTKSHTRISELALGYVKRKAEMGKDSVLLIDSITRLSRAYNAAQAGGGRTMSGGLDIRALDIPKKIFGSARKIENGGSLTIIATCLVETNSRMDDLIFEEFKGTGNMELVLDREIANDRIFPAINIAASGTRNEDKFIDDSLEERNMVRRYLLKKSPKESMASLLQVLKRTESNEELLNQIAAYV, encoded by the coding sequence ATGAGTAATTCTCAGGATAAAAAAAGTCGCAACAGAAAACGGAAGAAAAACAAAAACCGTCCCAAAGGAAAAAAAGGCGGCAACCAGAATCGTGGTGGTGGTCTTCCCAATTTTCTTGACAATCAACATGTAAAGCCGGCCGGTGTATATTCCGGGGTGATGGAACTTACGGAGAAAGGTGTCGGATTTTTGAGAAAATTTGATCACGAATTTTCAGCGACACAGCAGGATCCGTTCGTTATGCCGGAGATGGTTCGGTTTTTCAATTTGAAACCGGGGCTACTTGTTGAGGGAGAAATTGAAAAAGATCAGCGTGGCAATCAGAGACTGGTAAGTGTCAGCAAGGTTAATGGTGAACCGTATGAAGTCTGGGCAAAAGCAGTCAGGTTTGACCTACAGACACCCATCATGCCAATTGAACAGATCAAGCTGTCACGAACTCCTGATGAGACAGAACAGCGTGTTATTGATCTTATAGCTCCCATTGGCAAAGGCCAGCGTGCCTTGATTGTGGCGCCTCCCAGAACAGGGAAGACGGTTCTTTTGAAAAACATAGCCAGGTCCATTGACGATTACCATCCGGATATTGAGCTGGCTGTGCTGCTTGTGGATGAGCGGCCTGAGGAGGTTACAGATTTTATCCGAACCACCAGGGGAAGGGTGTTTGCATCATCCAATGACAAGTCCACCAAAAGCCATACGCGTATTTCCGAACTGGCGCTGGGCTATGTCAAGCGAAAAGCGGAAATGGGTAAAGACTCAGTGTTGCTTATCGACTCAATAACGCGCCTGAGTCGTGCCTACAATGCCGCACAAGCAGGCGGGGGGCGTACCATGTCGGGCGGACTCGATATTCGCGCACTTGACATCCCTAAGAAAATTTTCGGTTCTGCAAGAAAAATCGAAAACGGAGGCTCGCTTACCATCATTGCTACCTGTCTTGTGGAAACGAATTCCAGAATGGATGACCTTATATTTGAGGAATTTAAAGGAACTGGCAATATGGAGCTGGTTCTTGACCGCGAGATCGCAAATGACAGAATTTTCCCGGCTATTAATATTGCAGCATCAGGTACCCGAAACGAGGACAAGTTTATCGACGATTCACTTGAGGAGCGGAACATGGTAAGGCGATATTTGCTTAAAAAATCACCCAAGGAGTCCATGGCGAGCCTGCTTCAGGTCCTCAAGCGCACAGAAAGCAACGAAGAGCTGCTTAATCAGATTGCCGCGTATGTGTAA
- a CDS encoding tetratricopeptide repeat protein, whose translation MIRSTLFLLIFLVAAGSAHSQPFGYTPLQIQSLFSEDYRNEQYETALVYGRWLTEAHPTQMEEYPGNYRGDRNFRRMINIYEHMSEQQDDPSLREAYLDSALQMYDRVFALFDDEQIDKYRWHFNRGRFFQEHADYISNAHQQALEDYETMFNMDTQRATEAGNGYYVQIMVQNYARRNQTDRAFSIINSAEPYADDNLREFFAETRNELITDPEERIELLLGDLEEDPSNLGLMDELYELYMAIGDSEQAEDMAVRMYEEDPSAENILRLANKHQDRGDYSEANQYFREAHEVQEGSEKAESSLRIAENYLSMRELQEARNYARRAANEDPNWGEPKITIARIYVEAVSRCAGGDMGRRDKAVYWLVLDYLDEAKERNSGVASTADRLYRTYEPVTPTAEEKFYQNWNTGESLEINGSLRDCYSWIAEETTVR comes from the coding sequence ATGATTAGATCAACGTTATTCCTGCTTATTTTTCTTGTAGCTGCAGGGTCAGCTCATTCACAACCATTCGGTTACACTCCGCTTCAGATTCAGTCGCTGTTTTCTGAAGACTACCGGAATGAACAGTATGAAACCGCCCTGGTTTACGGCCGCTGGCTGACAGAAGCACATCCGACTCAAATGGAGGAATATCCCGGAAACTACCGTGGAGACCGCAACTTCCGCAGAATGATCAATATTTACGAGCATATGTCCGAACAGCAGGATGATCCCTCGCTGCGGGAAGCCTATCTTGACTCCGCTCTGCAGATGTATGACAGGGTGTTTGCACTTTTCGATGACGAACAGATCGACAAATACCGGTGGCATTTTAACCGCGGGCGCTTTTTCCAGGAGCATGCCGATTACATAAGCAATGCTCATCAGCAGGCACTGGAAGATTATGAGACCATGTTCAATATGGACACGCAAAGGGCTACGGAAGCCGGAAACGGATACTATGTTCAGATCATGGTGCAGAACTATGCAAGAAGAAATCAGACTGACAGAGCCTTTTCCATAATCAATAGTGCCGAACCATATGCGGATGACAACCTCAGGGAGTTTTTTGCCGAAACCCGTAATGAGCTGATTACCGATCCGGAAGAACGTATTGAGCTGCTATTGGGAGATCTGGAAGAGGATCCGTCAAATCTGGGTCTTATGGATGAGCTTTATGAGTTGTATATGGCGATCGGCGACTCTGAACAAGCGGAGGATATGGCCGTCAGAATGTACGAAGAAGACCCCAGTGCAGAAAATATTCTCAGACTGGCGAATAAGCATCAGGATCGCGGAGACTATAGTGAGGCCAACCAATACTTCCGGGAAGCTCATGAAGTTCAGGAAGGATCTGAAAAAGCTGAAAGCTCACTTCGTATTGCAGAAAACTATCTGAGCATGAGGGAGCTTCAGGAAGCAAGAAATTATGCACGGCGTGCTGCCAATGAAGATCCGAACTGGGGAGAACCCAAGATCACCATTGCCAGGATATACGTTGAAGCAGTATCACGTTGTGCCGGCGGCGATATGGGCAGAAGAGACAAAGCTGTATATTGGTTAGTACTGGATTACCTTGATGAGGCAAAAGAGCGTAACTCAGGTGTAGCCAGTACGGCTGACAGACTCTACCGGACTTATGAACCGGTTACGCCAACAGCCGAAGAGAAATTCTATCAGAACTGGAATACCGGTGAATCTCTTGAAATCAATGGTTCGCTGAGAGATTGTTATTCCTGGATTGCCGAAGAGACTACGGTCAGATAA
- a CDS encoding glycogen/starch synthase — translation MKILYAAAEISPFARMTHTADLLRFLPASLQDKGFEIRLLLPKYGSINDRRNRLHEVIRLAGIKVRVADRDESMRIKVASIPNAKLQVYFLDNDTFFKRKGLFTDEKTDTFFPDNDQRLVFYNKGVLETVKKLGWKPDVIHCHDWASGFIPVFLKSVYKNDDNFSNTRVVFNVHSATNHGIFDESILDIMALPDDFDRSSVIFDGKVDFLRAGLRYADHIVTGNELGSELDDTFSQIGVTPDKIQGSPQDVSAKFADYYKKITE, via the coding sequence ATGAAAATTTTATATGCCGCTGCAGAAATATCACCTTTCGCACGCATGACACACACTGCAGATCTGCTGCGTTTTTTGCCGGCATCACTGCAGGATAAAGGGTTTGAAATTCGGTTGCTACTCCCCAAATACGGTTCGATCAACGACAGGCGCAACCGGCTTCATGAGGTAATACGGCTTGCGGGTATAAAAGTACGTGTTGCCGACCGGGATGAGAGCATGCGCATAAAAGTTGCAAGCATTCCCAATGCCAAGCTTCAGGTCTATTTTCTCGATAACGACACTTTTTTCAAAAGGAAAGGTCTGTTTACTGACGAGAAGACCGATACTTTTTTTCCTGATAATGATCAGCGCCTCGTTTTTTATAATAAGGGTGTTCTGGAAACCGTTAAGAAACTCGGCTGGAAGCCCGACGTAATTCATTGCCATGACTGGGCGTCCGGTTTTATCCCGGTTTTTCTGAAGTCTGTTTATAAAAACGATGACAATTTTTCGAATACCCGGGTAGTTTTTAATGTGCACAGTGCAACAAATCACGGCATATTTGATGAAAGCATCCTGGACATAATGGCACTTCCTGACGACTTTGACCGAAGTTCCGTTATTTTCGACGGCAAGGTAGACTTTCTCAGGGCCGGTCTGCGTTATGCAGATCACATTGTGACCGGCAATGAGCTTGGCAGCGAGCTTGATGATACATTCAGTCAGATCGGTGTCACACCCGACAAAATTCAGGGCTCACCCCAGGATGTGTCAGCAAAATTTGCCGATTACTACAAAAAAATTACCGAATAA
- the malQ gene encoding 4-alpha-glucanotransferase gives MDFTRSFGTLVHPTSFPSDYGIGDLGEKAYRFIDFLEETHQGVWQILPLGPTGFGNSPYASYSAFAGNPYLVSPEVLRAKGLLTASELEESRLPQSTTADYDKAYAIKDKLFNIACERFYQKSDEKEKKRFRAFKKDNSHWLDDYVLFMACLLENDKKPWNQWDEALARREGKALSNARKRLKKRIESQYWIQFEFFEQWMALRKYANGKQIKIIGDIPIFVDHNSSDVWANKKFFDVDETGNRLLVSGVPPDYFSETGQLWGNPLYRWKELEKDGYKWWIERFRQMFVMFDAIRVDHFRGFDAYWEIKADAKTAQNGRWVKGPGEKLFFAIEKELGKLPIIAEDLGVITPDVVRLRDQFNFPGMKVLQFAFDDPGNGFLPHNYGTSNCIVYSGTHDNDTTIGWYQQAPEKERNYLREYTQSDGSDVSWQLIRLGMLSVANQAIFPLQDFMDLDGEHRMNFPGTTENNWLWRYTDEMLESLDRERIRHIAAISNRNSRDAREDSNISDIEAEEP, from the coding sequence ATGGATTTTACGAGATCATTCGGTACGCTTGTCCACCCGACATCATTTCCGTCCGACTATGGCATTGGAGACCTGGGAGAAAAAGCCTACCGCTTTATTGACTTTCTTGAGGAAACACACCAGGGGGTTTGGCAGATTCTGCCCCTTGGTCCGACCGGATTCGGCAATTCCCCTTATGCCAGTTACTCGGCATTTGCCGGAAATCCCTACCTTGTTAGTCCCGAGGTGCTCAGGGCAAAAGGGCTTCTCACGGCATCAGAACTGGAAGAAAGCAGGCTGCCTCAATCAACAACAGCAGATTATGACAAAGCCTACGCCATAAAAGACAAGCTGTTCAATATTGCGTGTGAACGCTTTTATCAGAAATCTGATGAGAAGGAGAAAAAAAGGTTCAGGGCATTCAAGAAAGACAACAGCCACTGGCTGGATGATTATGTCCTGTTTATGGCCTGTCTGCTTGAAAACGATAAAAAACCGTGGAACCAGTGGGATGAGGCGCTGGCCAGGCGTGAGGGCAAGGCACTCAGTAACGCCAGAAAGCGGCTGAAAAAGCGCATTGAATCTCAGTACTGGATACAGTTTGAGTTTTTTGAGCAGTGGATGGCCCTGCGTAAATATGCGAACGGCAAGCAGATAAAAATTATCGGTGACATTCCGATTTTCGTCGACCATAACAGTTCCGATGTTTGGGCAAACAAGAAATTTTTTGATGTTGATGAAACCGGAAACCGGTTGCTTGTTTCCGGTGTGCCGCCGGATTATTTCAGCGAGACGGGACAACTGTGGGGGAACCCGCTATATCGCTGGAAGGAGCTGGAAAAAGACGGCTATAAATGGTGGATTGAACGTTTCCGGCAGATGTTTGTCATGTTTGATGCTATCCGTGTTGATCATTTCAGAGGATTTGACGCTTACTGGGAGATCAAGGCTGATGCTAAAACAGCTCAAAACGGGCGATGGGTTAAAGGGCCCGGAGAAAAACTGTTTTTTGCCATTGAAAAAGAACTTGGCAAGCTGCCCATCATCGCTGAAGACCTGGGGGTTATTACTCCTGATGTGGTCAGGCTGAGGGATCAGTTCAACTTTCCTGGCATGAAAGTACTTCAATTCGCATTTGATGATCCCGGCAATGGATTTCTTCCGCACAACTATGGGACATCCAACTGCATCGTTTATTCGGGGACACACGACAACGACACGACTATTGGCTGGTACCAGCAGGCTCCTGAGAAAGAGCGCAACTATCTCAGGGAGTATACACAGTCTGACGGTTCGGATGTCAGCTGGCAGCTTATCCGTCTGGGTATGCTGTCGGTTGCCAATCAGGCTATCTTTCCGCTTCAGGATTTTATGGACCTTGACGGGGAGCATCGCATGAACTTCCCCGGAACTACTGAAAACAACTGGTTGTGGCGGTATACGGATGAGATGCTGGAAAGTCTTGACAGAGAACGGATACGGCATATTGCCGCAATCAGCAACAGGAACTCCAGAGATGCCCGGGAAGACTCAAATATCTCCGATATTGAGGCAGAAGAGCCTTGA
- the glgB gene encoding 1,4-alpha-glucan branching protein GlgB translates to MTKKLLDQAQIQALERADHSDPFSILGPHSVSKGKKKGIVIRTVQPNAEIVKIWYENGTSYHEMSKISEAGVFEAFFEGKNESFDYYYEIVPFEGAEYTLHDPYSFGPTLSDYDLQLWGEGTHRRAYEWMGAHLMEIGGIAGTRFVVTAPGAKRVSVVGSFNDWDGRRHPMRKYHEQGLWEIFIPGLADGDVYKYEIAVEGQDVPLLKADPYAFYSEMRPRNASIIKNINTYEWSDSEWMSKRNKSFDAPMSIYEVHLGSWKKKELDPSGFLSYRELADDLVSYVKELGYTHIELLPVAEHPYDPSWGYQITGYYAATSRFGPPEDLMYFIDRCHQEDIGVIVDWVPAHFAKDDHGLRMFDGTALYEHVDPRQGEHRDWGTLIFNFGRTEVQNFLISNAVFWCDKFHIDGLRVDAVASMLYLDYSREDGDWVPNQYGGRENIEAINFVKRFNEVVNEEFDGVVTMAEESTSWPMVSRPTYIGGLGFDYKWNMGWMNDTLKYMAIDPIFRKYHHNQLTFSLIYAFTENFLLPLSHDEVVHMKRSLISKMPGDDWQKFANLRLLYTYMFCHPGKKLLFMGAELAQWSEWNSEKSLDWNLLEYERHKGIHTLIRDLNKLYKEQKPLYQIDFDWSGFQWIDFSDADSGILAFIRKGKNDYDSVVCIFNFTPQVHYDYYIGVPKEGKYRILFNSDSEFYGGSNFGNAELEAVEGEWHNQPASIQINIPPLAGLVIKSE, encoded by the coding sequence GTGACAAAGAAATTGTTAGACCAAGCTCAGATACAAGCTCTTGAGCGGGCTGATCATTCCGATCCGTTTTCCATTCTCGGGCCTCATTCGGTCAGTAAAGGTAAAAAAAAGGGGATAGTGATACGCACCGTTCAACCTAACGCGGAAATTGTAAAGATATGGTATGAAAACGGCACATCCTACCATGAAATGTCAAAAATCAGCGAAGCTGGTGTTTTTGAGGCATTTTTTGAAGGTAAAAACGAGAGTTTTGACTACTACTATGAAATTGTTCCGTTTGAAGGTGCCGAGTATACGCTCCACGATCCCTATTCTTTTGGCCCGACACTGAGTGATTACGATTTGCAGCTCTGGGGAGAAGGTACGCACAGAAGGGCCTATGAATGGATGGGCGCCCATCTGATGGAAATAGGCGGTATTGCCGGTACACGTTTTGTTGTCACGGCACCGGGTGCGAAACGGGTGAGCGTAGTTGGGTCATTCAATGACTGGGACGGGCGAAGGCATCCCATGCGCAAGTATCACGAGCAGGGATTATGGGAGATTTTCATTCCCGGGCTGGCGGACGGGGATGTCTACAAATACGAAATTGCAGTTGAGGGGCAGGATGTCCCGCTGCTAAAGGCTGATCCGTACGCCTTTTACTCGGAAATGCGGCCCCGTAATGCTTCCATAATAAAGAATATCAACACTTACGAGTGGTCCGACAGTGAGTGGATGAGCAAAAGGAATAAATCGTTTGACGCCCCGATGTCCATTTATGAGGTGCATCTGGGATCCTGGAAAAAAAAGGAACTCGATCCTTCCGGCTTCCTGTCATACCGCGAGCTTGCAGATGATCTGGTTAGTTACGTAAAAGAACTTGGATACACTCACATCGAGCTGCTCCCGGTTGCCGAGCATCCCTACGACCCCTCCTGGGGTTATCAGATAACCGGCTATTATGCAGCGACTTCCCGGTTCGGTCCACCGGAAGATCTTATGTATTTCATTGACAGGTGCCATCAGGAAGACATCGGTGTGATTGTGGACTGGGTTCCTGCGCACTTCGCAAAAGATGATCACGGTCTGCGCATGTTCGACGGAACCGCCCTGTATGAGCACGTCGATCCGCGCCAGGGTGAGCACAGGGACTGGGGGACACTGATTTTCAACTTCGGCCGCACAGAGGTGCAGAATTTCCTTATCTCCAACGCTGTTTTCTGGTGCGACAAATTCCATATAGACGGGCTCAGGGTGGATGCCGTGGCATCGATGCTGTATCTCGACTACTCCCGTGAAGACGGTGACTGGGTTCCGAACCAGTATGGAGGGCGTGAAAATATTGAAGCCATCAACTTTGTGAAGCGTTTCAATGAAGTTGTCAACGAAGAATTCGACGGCGTTGTGACTATGGCCGAAGAGTCCACTTCCTGGCCGATGGTGTCCCGCCCGACTTATATCGGCGGACTCGGGTTTGATTACAAGTGGAATATGGGCTGGATGAATGATACGCTGAAGTACATGGCGATTGATCCGATATTCCGAAAATATCATCACAATCAGCTTACATTCTCCCTGATTTATGCTTTTACGGAGAATTTCCTTCTGCCGCTGTCGCACGATGAAGTGGTGCACATGAAGCGTTCGCTGATTTCCAAGATGCCCGGCGACGACTGGCAAAAATTTGCAAATCTGAGGCTCCTGTACACATATATGTTCTGCCATCCGGGGAAAAAGCTTCTGTTCATGGGCGCAGAACTGGCGCAATGGTCCGAGTGGAACAGTGAAAAATCACTAGACTGGAACCTGCTCGAATATGAGCGGCATAAAGGCATCCATACCCTCATTCGTGACCTGAACAAACTCTACAAGGAGCAGAAACCGCTGTATCAGATTGATTTTGACTGGAGCGGATTTCAATGGATCGATTTTTCAGATGCCGACAGCGGCATACTTGCCTTTATCCGGAAAGGCAAAAATGATTATGACTCGGTAGTATGCATTTTCAATTTCACACCGCAGGTTCATTACGATTATTATATCGGAGTGCCCAAAGAGGGAAAATACCGTATTCTGTTCAACAGTGACTCCGAATTTTACGGAGGCAGCAACTTCGGAAATGCGGAACTTGAAGCCGTCGAGGGAGAGTGGCATAATCAGCCGGCCAGTATTCAGATCAATATACCGCCTCTTGCAGGACTGGTAATCAAATCAGAGTAA
- a CDS encoding ABC transporter permease, translated as MNASRLIARRYLFSRKHITLISTLTMISIAGVTVGTALLIVVLSVFNGFFDIIKGMLLSSDPDLRIESAEGRAFTDTGELDSALADIPEISVRSPYIQGKALVAHRGSRDQVVTVKGIDPERFAQYADLDALLTAGGLDLEVRDQKPGILISDPLARSLRLNTGDELSLLSASGMQRALTQFTGPRISRFEVRGIYSLQQVIEDPVIYIDIQAAQRLFDLRNQISGVDISLHNHEKAEAVKAKLQKQLGDQYNVMTWYDLQRPLYDVMNLEKWGAYFILMIIVLVAVLNIVGSLTMIVIQKQRDIGLLRSIGFRKNDIKKIFLRQGLYIGLIGCLIGGGLGLLLAFLQDRYEMVKLAGAESFIISAYPVQILWPDVVFVLGGSLLLCIAASWYPAVRAASIQPADAVRNE; from the coding sequence TTGAATGCTTCACGACTCATAGCTCGCCGGTATCTCTTTTCGAGAAAACATATCACTCTGATCAGCACCCTGACCATGATCAGCATTGCCGGAGTGACTGTCGGCACCGCACTTCTGATTGTGGTACTGTCAGTTTTCAACGGTTTTTTTGACATAATCAAAGGCATGCTGCTGTCGAGTGATCCGGACCTTCGCATCGAGTCGGCCGAGGGGCGGGCCTTTACTGATACCGGAGAACTTGATTCCGCCCTTGCTGATATACCGGAAATATCTGTCCGCTCTCCCTATATCCAGGGGAAGGCGCTCGTGGCTCACAGAGGCAGCAGAGACCAGGTGGTCACAGTAAAGGGCATTGACCCGGAACGATTTGCTCAATATGCCGACCTGGATGCACTGCTTACGGCAGGAGGACTCGACCTGGAAGTACGTGACCAAAAGCCAGGGATCCTGATCTCCGATCCCCTTGCCCGAAGTCTCAGGCTTAACACCGGGGATGAGTTGTCCCTTTTGAGCGCCTCCGGAATGCAGCGGGCCCTGACACAGTTTACAGGACCGAGAATCAGCCGGTTTGAAGTCAGGGGTATCTACAGCCTGCAGCAGGTCATAGAAGACCCGGTCATATATATTGATATCCAGGCGGCTCAGCGGCTCTTTGACCTTAGAAATCAGATATCCGGTGTTGATATCAGCCTGCACAATCACGAGAAAGCCGAGGCAGTCAAGGCAAAACTGCAAAAACAGCTTGGTGATCAATATAATGTAATGACGTGGTATGACCTGCAGCGTCCGCTGTATGATGTGATGAACCTCGAAAAGTGGGGAGCTTATTTTATTCTGATGATCATCGTACTTGTTGCTGTTCTGAACATCGTCGGATCACTTACCATGATCGTCATCCAGAAGCAGCGGGATATCGGACTGCTGCGTTCTATCGGATTCCGGAAAAATGACATCAAGAAAATTTTTCTGCGCCAGGGCCTTTATATCGGGCTGATCGGATGCCTGATCGGAGGAGGACTTGGACTGCTGCTTGCATTCCTGCAGGACAGGTATGAAATGGTCAAGCTTGCCGGGGCGGAATCATTTATTATTTCAGCCTATCCGGTTCAGATTCTCTGGCCCGATGTCGTTTTTGTCCTCGGCGGAAGCTTGCTGCTGTGCATCGCAGCGAGCTGGTACCCGGCCGTCAGGGCCGCATCCATTCAGCCTGCAGATGCTGTCCGGAATGAGTAG